AAGCATTCTCGATCTGCCGGCAGTAACAAATGCTCCTCTGTGTTTACATCCGCCGCAGTGCTAtgaagagcgagagagagagaaagagagagagagaggtgcttACCATCACAGCAGTTATAACAGGATTAGGTTACATACTCTGTGAAAAACAGAGGTCAAAAGGATAAGTACAGggtttgtgtgttgtttctgtTTACTGAAATTATGTGCAGTTATGTAAAACTCATTAAACTGTAATGGTTTATTCTTACAACCTTTAACAGTGGCAGTCTGCTGTAAAGTGTAATGCAGTTTCCTTTGAAGAATGAAAGACGTTCAGTTGCAGTCTTGCGTGACAAAAACTGCTGCGATTTCGAGCAATGCTGTGTAATAAGGACGAACACTGACGGGTTAGATGAGATTATATGAAGTCCTTATCTTCAGAAACCATCTTGCATATATTCACTCTAATTACTTCGCCTTAGGCAAGTTTCGAGCTGAGAGAATACAAAATGTACAGATAATTAACTGTTCAGTGGACTCTAgggaatataaaaaaagtacatCCCCGGAATTTTAATTCCCTCTCCGagcgtgtgtatatatattatatatgtgtgtgtgtgtgtgtgtgtttgactgcaGTAACGTTGAGCACTTGCCAGCACTCTTACCATCCACACCTGCTCCTGTGGAAAAATGAGCTCCTCACCTGTCGTGTCTCGAGTGTCTGTCGACATCCTGGAGGAGCTTCAGCTCTTCGCTGCTCAGAACCTGGAGAAGCTCGAGGTTAACAAGTACTATGAGGTTATCCGGGAGCTCGGCAAAGGCACCTACGGCAAGGTGGACCTGGTCATTCATAAGATCAGAGGTAAGCTACGAACATTAACGCCGAATAAAAAccatttagaatatttaaaaatattcaccttctgttctttttttttttttttgtctctctcttgaACCAAGGTACCAAGATGGCACTAAAATTTCTCAAGAAGAAAACCACTAAGCTAAAGAGTTTTCTGAGAGAGTACAGCATCTCACTATACCTCTCCCCATGTCCCTTTATAATCAACATGTTCGGTATTGCGTTTGAAACAGAGGATTACTACGTGTTTGCACAGGAGTATGCCTTAGCAGGAGATCTCTTTGACATCATTCCTCCACAGGTATTCACAATTCCATCCAAAGAGTGAATCATTCAGTCTCTGGTGTATGGTATAAGCAGACATTTGTTACTTTTGCGGGCTCAAAACTGATCCAATAAATCATTCTTCTTAATTCTTTGATTCTTTGTTACTTGATGCCCACCACCAGTCCATGATGTGGTGTTTAACAGGTTCACCACTATCATATTGTTGGTTTAATGGGAGACTTTATAATTTTCAAATTCCAAGTGATGAGCAAATGTTTTCACATTTCTAAGAGGAATTTAACTGATTAACCAATACTCaatcactcacccactcatcgtctttaccgctttatcctgtattcagtgtcgcctggggcctggagcctatcccagaaagctaagggcacaaggcggggtacaccctggacagggtgtcaatccatcgcaaggcacacacatacaaatacacactcagacgctcatttacacactacaggcaatttgggaacgccaattagcctaacctacatgtctttggactgtgggaggaaaccagagtacccggaatAAACCTGCATCGTgcagaacatgcacacagagaaagaacccgagtctggccgggaatcgaaccctggcctggaggtgcaagggaacagtgctaaccactaatccactGTGCAGCCGATTTACCAATACTgtagattaatttttttccccattttggaTTAAGTCCTCACTTTGCTATTATGATAACCTCCACCCTTCTGGGAAGGATTTTCCACAAATTTTGGATTTGTACTCATTTAGTCAAAGGAGCTACAGTGAGGTCAGGTGCTGATGTTAGATAGGGAGACCTGGGAGTTCAGTTAGAACCCCAGTTCATTCTAAAGGTGGTCAGTGAGTTTGAGGACAGGTTTTTGTGCAGATTACTTGAGTTTTTCCACTTTAAACTTGGCAAACTGTGTATTCATGAAGCTTGATTTGTGCACAGGAGCATTGTCTCAGTAAAGTAATTCGCAATGAAGGGAAATTGTTATGCTACAGCATACAGTTGACTGCTTTAGATTATGTGGTAACAGTTTGTTCAAAACCCACATATGggtgttattttttaatactatttttatttctcttaattTATTCAGGTGGGACTTCCGGAGCCTGTGGCCAAGCGTTGTGTCCACCAGGTGGCCCTTGCCTTGGACTACGTGCACTGTAAGAAGCTGGTGCACCGTGACATCAAGCCAGAAAACGTGCTGCTCTTTGACAGGGAGTGCCGCAGGGTGAAGCTCTCTGATTTTGGCATGGCGCGGTGCGCCGGTTCTGTGGTAAAACGTGTCAGCGGCACTATCCCGTACACAGCTCCTGAGCTGAGCGATGCCTCCCAGCGTGATGGCATCTGTGTGGACTACAGCACAGATGTTTGGGCCCTGGGTGTGCTTCTTTTCTGCATGCTTACTGGTAATTTCCCCTGGGAGAAGGCAGTGCCATCGGATACGTTCTATGATGAGTTCGCCCGCTGGCAGCGAAGGCCATCAGGCACGGTCCCTTCGCAGTGGCGCCGCTTCAGTGATGAGGTGTTAATCATGTTTCGCAAACTACTGGCCCTGGAGAGTGAGCGCCGCTGCTCTGTCAAGGAGGTATTCGCCCATTTTGGCCAACGTTGGATGCTGGATGGAGAAGCAGTTCGAGGCGGGGGGGGAGGAGGACATCACCAGGTGGCACACAGCTCCTCTTCTTCGGAGGAAGAGCTGCTGGTGGACCGGATGAAACAGCAGACCCTATCACCGGGCAAGAATGGCCCGGTGGATTCGGGAATGGCTGCACATCAATTCAGTTCAGTGTCGACCAACAGCTCGGTGTCATCCACTACCAGCTATGAGCGAATGCCCAGAGACAACGCCACCAACAGCCGAATCCTCGTCACTACACCAATCGAGATTTGTGTGTAGAGCTCACTGCTGTACATAACCCCAAAAAGGCTTCCTTACTAGATAATACATTTTCTCACACCTTCATAAAAAGATTAATCACATAAATAAACCATCTTTTAACGGTATTATAACACCGCAGAGTGTGAATGAAGCAAAAAATTAGACACACCCTCTAACCTATTaagctgtttttgtgatttttttttttttctccaacaaGGACACATTGCAGTCTTTTGAGAAAGATTGTCCTCGGGGGAATATTTTTAAGAAAGGAAGTGCACAGAAGCTGCGAAATAGACTAATACAATAGGTACACCATGAAAGCAGTTTACCggtggagaaaaagaaaaagctacacAATGTAATTGAGCACTGATACGGCAGATCAAGACTACCGATTAGGGCTAGACCAAAACATATTCCTTAGCAATatatgatgcaaaaaaaaaaaaaggcaaaatggaTGTGGACTGGAAGAACTGGATCTACATTCCTGAACTGGTGTATTGATCCAGATTTTGATGGAATTGGTAACGTTTAATATTTCTAGAACTTGTATTTGATGTCAAAATGATGTATTTGatggaaatgttttaaaacacacTAGGGAGAAAAAGGAATGTTGCTTAAAGCGTGTGTGCTTCTgagtgaatgtgtttgtgtattttatagTGACTTGAGatttagttatttaatttttctttcaatTGTTTAAACTTGATAttcagaaatatatttttttgcagttaATTTGTAGGTAATTTAATGgtttagatttaatttattttggtacTCTGTTGAAGCGCTTGTGCCAAGCCCAGCTGGCATCGTGCAGCCTCACTACAATGTCTACGACTGTTTCTTCCTGACAGCTTTAAAACAGGATAGTGAAGTGGCACTGAGGTTGGCTGCTTATTGTACTTGGCTCAAAGGCGAGACGAGTGGAACAGATCTCATGCCAGTGAGAAAGTGCAGAGCCTAAAGCCAGCTGTCTGTTTTATCAGCCTTTTTCCCCCCAACTCAGTATTTTAGAAGGATGAAACTATTATGGTGCAGTGGTTAATCTTCTGTGTCCTTAAGGTCATGAGATCAAATCCTAAAGGTAGCCAGTACTGCACCGGTAACCCTCAACTCCTAACATATTTGACTAGATTGTGTCTCCTTTGCCACACaagtaaatgataaaataattaaaacttttttgtttatatgtacTCTGCACATCTGGTGTCACCTTTCACTCTGAGCAAACCCTTAACAACCTCAGAAAGTGCTGACTTTCATGTTCGATTGATCGTAACCAGGTTTGTGATCCCTTGCCGAACAAGCAAGTTGTCGACCAGGCCTCGATGTCAAACCAACATATCTATTTCAAGACTTACAGGTACAAAAGGAAGTATTTTTGCTGATTCTCTgttgtttatttctattgttttctttataaagttgTTACATCTATTTTTTCGTATATTGATTTGAACTTTTACAAGAAACAAACGACAGTGACGTGTAAGAATCACATTTACCAACTGCATGAAACAAGCACCCTAGCttggacaacaacaacaaaaaaacattttgtaaatatgtgAGAAATGTTGTAATGTGAGTTTATTTTGCTGTAGCACAATTTCTTGGGGACTGTTCCATCACCAGATCAATGTTACAAGACAATTtagggctaaaaaaaaaaccaaacaaaaaaaaaccttaaggcAGATGATAATTGTTAGTTTTCAGTGTTGTATTATTGTGCTGTcatgctgctgttgttgttgttgtgtttccGTTTCCTCAAACCATGGATTCAATGGGAAAAATGTTCCGTACGGTTGCGGTTGTGCATTCCATGTACAGAAGTGACatgattgagatgaaatttaaTCAGCTTGGGTTTATACCTCACTGAGAATTGAATTTGATTATTCCTCCACCCCTGAGGGTTGTATGGAATTAATTCAGAATtagattttgtgttttgtgtgtattaTTTTCCCCCTCTGCATGAATTTAGGACGTGCCGgagttgtaaagaaaaaaaaaagagtaaaaaaacacacatacatggtTTAATGTTGTAGTATTACTCCATAGACATGTAGAAGCTGGATGGGTGTACTGTAGcaatcttcacacacacacactagttttTCCAATATTTTCTGTGACTACTGAAACAGTTAGACACTAGCTTTATGATAACTCTCATGTGCTCAGGCACACTGATACCCTTTAGTGTCCCCATAAAACACCCACCCTTTTCACAAGAAGAAGAATTGACACAATCAGTGAGTGTTCACTTTGTTACCTAACCAAACCCTGAACTTCTGTCCACTTCTGTCTTTGCAATACTACTGTCTTCCTGTAAGGTCGGATTTATTAAACGTAAATCGACATGTGCATCTTTCtgcttgtgttttgtgtttctgtgATTCGTACCGTTCACATAATCTTGCTGTACTTTTTGTTCCTAGctatatttaagaaaaaaacaaaaacaaataacaccTGTATTCTCTACCCTACTTGCAGCAGGAGCTCAGTGGTTAACGTTCTGGCTGGAAGGTCGAGCTCAAATCCCTGAACTTCTGCATGTCTGATTGGCCTTTGTGCAAGGCTTCTAACACACAACTGCTCATGTTCTGCCTCACCTGAACAAATGCAAAAAGATTCATGTAACACGATTAAATCAGATTAAACCTACAATTTAGACACAAataacagacacacaaacactcgcCCCTTCAATGTTCCTGTGTGAAATAAATCACATCTCCGCACTAAACTACGtataataattgaataaaaacatCGTAAATCAAAGTGCCAGAGCAGACATAAGACAGGAGTGCAGCGGTGtgttagagaaaaataaaagaagccaATTTATTATTTAGCACTGACTGAGTGTTCTTGTAGTCAGTCCTGGATAAATAAATTTCGGGAgtaaaaaacatgacaaacaaTGTAAGGCTCAACCCTGAGAATAGGATCTTACAATACACAATACAAGAAATCAATGAgagaagaaattaaaacaacaaatgagcacatttttttttggtacttttCAGCACGATTGTGGGATAATATAAAGCTTGTGGAGGACAGAATGTCCTAAATCAACCTTTGTTACAGCAAGACTTGCAGAAATACAACGAAAGGACATAGATAAGAGAGAAACATGGCACACAACGTGGATCGAGATTGAGTCCGATGGTCATAAACAAACACTGCAGGATTTTCTCTTCTGTGGTCAAAGAAAAGTGTTAATAAACACGTTCTTTCACAAGTTTCAACATTCATTCCAGCCccttatttttcatttacataaatTACTCTTGAGATGTGTGGCAGGCAATTCgacattatgaaaaaaagaaggaaggaaataaaaaaaaaattttacaacgtTGCTGTGTAATTAAGTTTTTACTGTGTAAATGAGTTTTAAATGGTTCCATCGCAtcaaataataatctttaataaaatggCAGTGTTCCACATGTATCAGTTTTACCAAAGCTGTACATAGTAATATCGACAGCCATTATAAACAAAACGAAAAGTGcttcttttgttattttgtcgATTACGTTATGGTGAAATAACTGCAATTACATTAACATACAGTCCACGCAGGTTTAATATTCCTGATATGTACCATTCAACCGTACACAGCTCACCGGTTATTATGTGTACGATTGTTGCATAGTACCAAGATAATGAATAgcgttattgctggtactatttTATCAAGTTATTGTTGGGTTTCATTCATTTACTctgtatttaatttctttatttcaaagaCGTGCCGGGTTCAGAAAATTTCGGACAATACTGTCGCCTCAGTCAGAGATACAGGCTCTAACATTGCACTCCCAAGTCCAGTTTGCTCATTCTCCACTGAAATCACAAGCATACAGGCTGTAAGAATGACTTACACAAagaaatagtaataatttttaaaaaagtatattaaaatgGGTGCAAATAAATGACAATGACAGGACAGTTGACCGCCACACTGATATCCAACAATTGTCACGTTGATGTCTGATCTGCCGACTTGCTGCAATAGTTTTGACATTTTATAGAgagtctattaaaaaaaatccactgagGAGTCaggtttttaaattaacatacaattgcagctaaaaaaaaaaacaatgaaagcttacaatttaatttaatccaaatgtaataaataagttCAAGTTGATTACACAACAAAGTCCTtgaatttatttaactttagttAGTAGATTGGTTTGTGCTGTGGTTAAATTGAGTAGATACGGCTTATACTTTCAGCCCTATAAatgtgcaatttatttattccaatggTTTATGCTCTACATTACTTTTAGAGCAATCCTTCccgagaaagagagaaaaagacagagagagtcTAGTTCTAAATTATATCCCATAGTGGTCCTTAAGGATACTTCACTGAGGATCTTTTCAGATACTAGGCTTCATCTGTAAACAGCCACAAGCGAGCCAAAGCTGTGCTGATGCGTCTGACGTCAACGCTCGGTACGGCTGTCGTTTGGAAGAGAACTTGGTGACAGTGAAGCGGCAGGAGAAAGCATTAAGGTTTGTGGTTTCTGAGTCCCAGAGCAGCTTTTCTGTCAGTTGCCCTTAGAGGCAGTCTAGTGGCTGAACCGCAGACAGGATCCTGGTTCTGCAGGAAGACATGAGTGATGCATGGTATTAATCATATAACATGCAAACCCCTCCAAAATATATATGATGTTTATTGACATATTGACCCTCTAAAACTCATATGTTGGAAACAGTACCCTTGTGTAGCATCTTCTTCATTTGTCACCTGCTCTTATGTTTGTTAGATGATACACCTTTGATGGATTTGTTCtagggaaaaagaaaatgaggaaatgctgaaaatgtgtataaacaCATAAACCTTTCTGTTTCTATGACAACCATGGTAGCCTGGTTAATGGTTTGACTTTAAATCTAAAATGAACAGTGGAATATAGTAacagattaaataattttaaagacaggtattttatttttttttgtaactgatTCATACTGGTCTTAATTAAGTAGAGCAATTAAGTAGAGATGGGAAGGGAAGAAAATCGCTTCAGTGatgtattatgattattttgtgtgactccaaaatcaatttcttttttgtggatttttcccagattttctccctaatttagacgtgtccaattcctccccgatACTacggggctcccacattaagcctactactactaccacgcagtcgggagggccgaagccTATcacgtttcctccgaaccacggaCTGCTAGCTTCTGCACTGCTCATTcatgcaccgttgggggcggcgtaacacactcggaggaaagcgctattcgtgccttccgcttgcatgagatcacagacgcccctgattggctgtagagcactaagtacctctcatccctctccCTCTGAGAGTAGGGTAGAGAGTAAAAGAGTAGAGAAGTTTATATGTTGCAATTCTTCTATAATCCCACAGGTGGTGCATgctaaattatttacatattggTAGACaacacagcatcctgtgtggtagaaacaaatcattttttgagtttatttagtatcttgtaaaaaaaaaaatcagtaaatcaGGATATTCAAATCAGTGCCGTGATAATATCATATTGGGTGGGCCCCTAAAGATTCCCATCCCAGGAATTAGCATAACTAATTCCTGACACTAAAGCTGTAACGAGCCAACAAGACCACCACTGCACAGTCCAACACAGTGAGTCTTGTACATCTTTGacaaaaatatacaatgtatggcataaaaacattaaacacacaggTGTTTTGGTTATTCATTATACTCTCGAGACAGCACCCCCAAATTGCGAGAGAAATCCTGGTGACACAGCAgagtcagctgacctcatttaaaGCGAGCCCATAAAGGTGTTGGGAGGAGGACAACTATCACTGCACGCTTGAACAGACAGACGCCCgctttgtctcagagctgtattggactgtgaacggctttacaggacagccattttctgtCATCGTGCTGTCATCCTggactgattttttaaaattggtaAGGCCGACTCATTTTTCCTGCACCCCcaacacatacaatataccagactttggacattttaaacattcacttacacactgaaaacattgtatgtaattgtaaatattggtatttgGTTCACTGCAGTGTGTATTTTTTGAGcgatttgttcgcatctacaGATGTTTGTAGATCCACGGTCCGTTTGTATCTgcagaaattcgtaactcggggacttactgtacttaAAGATAAATTACATGTTCAGTGATTAAAAGCAATGCCATGAAAATTATTTGTTAGGCTGTGCAACCCTGGCacttttctgtaatgtgcagCCCTGGTGAC
The DNA window shown above is from Clarias gariepinus isolate MV-2021 ecotype Netherlands chromosome 14, CGAR_prim_01v2, whole genome shotgun sequence and carries:
- the bsk146 gene encoding serine/threonine-protein kinase SBK1, which gives rise to MSSSPVVSRVSVDILEELQLFAAQNLEKLEVNKYYEVIRELGKGTYGKVDLVIHKIRGTKMALKFLKKKTTKLKSFLREYSISLYLSPCPFIINMFGIAFETEDYYVFAQEYALAGDLFDIIPPQVGLPEPVAKRCVHQVALALDYVHCKKLVHRDIKPENVLLFDRECRRVKLSDFGMARCAGSVVKRVSGTIPYTAPELSDASQRDGICVDYSTDVWALGVLLFCMLTGNFPWEKAVPSDTFYDEFARWQRRPSGTVPSQWRRFSDEVLIMFRKLLALESERRCSVKEVFAHFGQRWMLDGEAVRGGGGGGHHQVAHSSSSSEEELLVDRMKQQTLSPGKNGPVDSGMAAHQFSSVSTNSSVSSTTSYERMPRDNATNSRILVTTPIEICV